A genome region from Eurosta solidaginis isolate ZX-2024a chromosome 2, ASM4086904v1, whole genome shotgun sequence includes the following:
- the Nup154 gene encoding nuclear pore complex protein Nup154, producing the protein MPSFCPPDALDVAGNVLERMDIKDSSSPGLLDVKINLTGVAQHGFATASGLNDYDYQNISSLSVGPKSAMQVHTINKVPIPAEILEHFKHIKCHCMMGLFPEIGRAWLTIDSEIYIWTYEQARDVAYYDGLNHLIVSVGLAKPKSGVFISDVKYLLILTTPIEIIVLGVTFADTTKIISSPMRNMQSTTTFEEMQLMNKPIFILNSDNVAINVVQCSQNGRIFLGGRDGCLYEIDYHADSSWFGKRCKKVNHSQSIVSAMVPSFLKLFSDNDPIVSIVIDDNRQLLYTLTEKGAVEAWNIGTDCSSTRRFARVSQAEIVQRASGILKTVDNTVFSKITSICPLSTDDSLNLNLLAITQSGVRLYFATRPLSSEIQNPNQPQQQHMQQTQFSHALQKQTFTNIPTTPTVMASAQTAQDSNKPQGLYLYHVRLPPGYTPNTTVNKPKQVHTAYYSEGTLLLISTSQQDQDHLWSISSAPFLSRPYLAEATAMLNLDGIVWSLTEVRDKCESKLNSVLRKAKKPKKVVLLTNQGAHIIALLKPVDILQQLLTAYNGPHNEAVKAFFQIQTECEACTTSLLIACADQYRNTDLALWAAQAFLLYGGEPYYHFQMLANTQGGPNKMNPLNPQLNPGHYSIDRNIPHMYVSTPMPHTTGQMSPRSPQMSHTMQQSHYPLSPISAGGGGGIQENTHDNSLIVNDYNAVIYSAKHDGLYLYVARLLRPIWKKRCVEANLCSTLTQADCTLILEDLFALKVFIDAYIVNDFSGMTRATAYSTHTASLSNGFSHVLPSHNQLTTQEQRNAAVQAQNEEKQSINALYQLVKHVCEIISLWKILCEHQFQILATQLPKEEQTTLRSCTFRDLTLSRTESCAVLIAALINSYLKDNASVSIISAKLREVCPNLYRHEDAVTFKATEILLSAKGCEASDSKNEKLSTALQLCKDAAPNLPLQNICQQFSLAGFGEGVIELTATCAAKIDPEEIGIRYYNSAEPTEDTEGYTAYSARMTCYKEVRLMLDTIYQNHCNAKETPEFEFQRQQACDINENSFSAQIRKLVNLAIQIKDPLLHITIYQWLMAHDMISELLALPEPSLGEFLRRNVVNNPGNLDLVDLLWKYYEKNDRHAEAAKILDNLASTESDTILLDQRIEYLARAVMCMRNDSSGYSIANGVLLKELEDKLEIARVQKCILDTLSACRQTDHNVVQALEKLNYTLYDITQLYQQFADPFDLWECKLTILNCSHHNDPLLIETVWSQIINKAVDGTGTTQERCTRLFTKMETLVKEFRESGHCFPLAFIIRELELKACHLRFPEGVVPDKLVAMNIDIELLMEYYFRMISMNERVWANEGNEWHLVQSSIRVVTLLCGNMRSMWHRSKRRIFGKAQDIVSTCLSFCYQKPDTEQLRNTLKSLQCQLQDNLL; encoded by the coding sequence ATGCCGTCATTTTGTCCTCCCGATGCTTTGGATGTGGCAGGTAACGTGCTCGAGCGAATGGATATAAAAGATAGCTCCTCACCCGGTCTGCTAGATGTAAAAATCAACCTCACAGGAGTAGCACAGCATGGTTTTGCTACAGCCAGTGGACTAAATGATTATGATTATCAAAATATCTCAAGTTTATCGGTGGGCCCTAAATCTGCTATGCAAGTACATACAATTAATAAGGTGCCAATACCCGCTGAGATATTGGAACATTTCAAGCATATAAAGTGTCACTGTATGATGGGGTTGTTTCCGGAAATCGGTAGAGCGTGGTTAACTATTGATTCTGAAATTTATATTTGGACTTACGAGCAAGCGCGAGATGTTGCATATTATGATGGACTTAATCATTTAATTGTTAGCGTTGGTTTGGCGAAGCCCAAGTCTGGAGTATTTATAAGCgatgtaaaatatttattaattttgactACACCAATTGAAATAATTGTTTTGGGTGTAACATTTGCTGATACTACGAAAATCATATCATCTCCCATGAGGAATATGCAAAGCACAACAACTTTTGAGGAAATGCAATTGATGAACAAgccaatatttatattaaattcggACAATGTTGCTATTAATGTTGTACAGTGCAGTCAGAATGGACGTATTTTTCTAGGTGGACGAGATGGTTGCCTCTACGAAATAGACTATCATGCAGATTCCAGTTGGTTCGGGAAGCGTTGTAAAAAAGTTAATCACTCACAGAGTATAGTATCTGCTATGGTTCCtagttttttgaaacttttttcggATAATGATCCTATTGTTAGTATTGTAATCGACGACAATCGCCAACTGTTGTATACATTAACTGAAAAAGGAGCTGTAGAAGCATGGAATATTGGCACAGATTGTAGCAGTACACGTCGCTTTGCGCGGGTTTCGCAAGCTGAAATTGTACAACGAGCAAGTGGTATTTTAAAAACTGTTGACAACACCGTTTTTTCCAAAATAACTTCAATTTGTCCACTGTCAACTGATGatagtttaaatttaaatttactagCCATTACACAAAGTGGAGTACGTTTATATTTTGCTACAAGACCATTAAGTTCAGAAATACAGAATCCTAATCAACCGCAACAGCAACATATGCAACAAACGCAATTTTCTCATGCGCTACAAAAGCAAACATTTACCAATATTCCAACAACACCAACCGTTATGGCTTCAGCGCAGACAGCACAGGACAGCAATAAACCGCAAGGTCTTTATTTATATCACGTACGTCTTCCACCGGGTTATACACCCAATACTACAGTGAATAAACCAAAACAAGTACATACGGCATATTATAGTGAGGGCACTTTACTGCTGATATCTACATCACAGCAAGATCAAGATCATTTGTGGTCCATAAGCTCAGCACCATTTTTAAGCCGTCCATATTTAGCTGAAGCAACTGCAATGCTGAATTTGGATGGTATTGTGTGGAGTTTGACAGAAGTACGTGACAAATGTGAATCGAAATTAAACTCTGTATTGCGTAAagctaaaaaaccaaaaaaggtggtATTGCTCACAAATCAAGGCGCACATATTATAGCATTATTAAAACCAGTAGATATCCTTCAGCAATTACTTACCGCCTACAATGGACCACACAATGAAGCTGTTAAAGCATTCTTTCAAATACAAACTGAATGTGAAGCATGTACCACCTCTCTACTTATAGCGTGCGCAGATCAATATCGTAATACAGATTTGGCATTATGGGCTGCGCAAGCATTTTTACTATACGGCGGCGAACCATATTACCACTTTCAAATGCTAGCGAATACTCAGGGTGGACCAAACAAAATGAATCCACTAAACCCACAATTAAATCCTGGGCATTATAGTATAGATCGCAACATACCGCATATGTATGTTTCAACACCGATGCCACATACAACCGGTCAAATGTCACCACGTTCACCACAAATGTCACATACGATGCAACAATCACATTACCCTTTGAGCCCTATTAGTGCCGGTGGAGGGGGTGGCATCCAGGAAAATACACATGATAATAGTTTAATTGTTAACGATTACAATGCGGTTATTTATTCGGCCAAACATGATGGACTATATTTGTATGTCGCACGTTTACTGCGTCCAATATGGAAAAAACGTTGTGTTGAAGCGAATTTATGTAGTACATTAACGCAGGCTGACTGCACACTGATACTTGAGGATTTATTTGCGCTTAAAGTTTTCATTGATGCTTACATTGTAAATGATTTTTCTGGTATGACACGCGCTACTGCCTATTCCACACATACAGCAAGTTTATCAAATGGTTTTAGTCATGTACTGCCGTCTCACAATCAGTTGACAACTCAAGAACAACGTAATGCTGCAGTACAAGCACAAAATGAAGAGAAGCAATCAATAAACGCATTATATCAATTGGTAAAACATGTTTGTGAAATTATATCGTTATGGAAAATATTATGTGAACATCAATTTCAAATTCTTGCCACTCAATTACCAAAAGAGGAACAGACAACATTGCGTTCATGTACATTTCGTGATTTAACATTGAGTCGCACTGAGTCTTGTGCTGTACTTATAGCTGCACTTATTAACTCTTATCTCAAAGATAATGCAAGTGTTAGTATTATATCAGCGAAATTAAGAGAGGTTTGTCCCAACTTATATCGACATGAAGATGCTGTAACTTTTAAGGCCACTGAAATATTACTCTCAGCTAAAGGTTGCGAAGCATCCGATAGTAAAAATGAGAAACTAAGCACAGCATTACAACTATGTAAGGATGCCGCACCAAATTTACCCTTACAAAATATATGTCAACAATTTTCTTTGGCTGGTTTCGGAGAAGGAGTTATTGAGCTAACAGCGACTTGTGCAGCGAAAATAGATCCAGAGGAAATTGGTATACGTTATTACAATAGTGCTGAGCCAACCGAAGATACTGAAGGATATACCGCGTATTCGGCACGCATGACATGCTACAAGGAGGTACGTTTAATGTTGGATACCATTTATCAGAATCACTGTAATGCAAAGGAAACACCCGAATTCGAATTTCAACGGCAACAAGCTTGTGATATCAATGAAAATAGTTTCAGTGCACAAATACGTAAGCTTGTAAATTTAGCTATACAAATTAAAGATCCCCTCTTACATATAACTATCTACCAATGGCTAATGGCGCATGATATGATATCCGAGTTATTGGCTTTACCTGAACCAAGTTTGGGTGAGTTTTTACGTCGAAATGTTGTAAATAATCCCGGAAATTTGGACTTGGTGGATTTATTGTGGAAGTATTATGAGAAGAATGATCGTCATGCGGAAGCTGCAAAAATATTAGACAATTTAGCTAGTACGGAAAGCGATACAATATTACTTGATCAACGTATTGAATATTTAGCCAGAGCTGTTATGTGTATGCGTAATGATAGTTCGGGCTATTCCATTGCCAATGGGGTTTTACTCAAAGAATTGGAGGATAAACTTGAAATAGCACGTGTTCAAAAATGCATATTAGATACATTATCTGCATGTAGACAAACGGATCATAACGTAGTTCAAGCGTTAGAAAAACTAAATTATACATTGTATGACATAACACAACTTTATCAACAATTTGCTGACCCATTTGATTTGTGGGAATGTAAACTTACAATACTTAATTGTTCACATCATAATGATCCTTTGTTAATCGAAACCGTTTGGTCACAAATAATAAATAAGGCTGTCGATGGTACTGGCACTACACAAGAGCGTTGTACTCGTTTATTTACAAAGATGGAAACGTTAGTTAAAGAGTTTCGTGAATCAGGTCATTGCTTTCCATTGGCATTTATTATACGTGAACTTGAATTGAAGGCATGCCATTTACGTTTCCCAGAAGGTGTTGTTCCTGATAAGCTCGTTGCAATGAATATCGATATAGAACTTTTGATGGAATATTACTTTAGGATGATATCAATGAATGAACGAGTTTGGGCAAATGAAGGCAATGAATGGCATTTGGTGCAATCATCTATACGTGTAGTGACTTTATTATGTGGAAATATGCGTTCCATGTGGCATCGTTCTAAGAGGCGTATATTTGGAAAGGCTCAGGATATCGTATCTACATGTTTAAGTTTCTGTTATCAAAAACCCGATACTGAACAGCTGCGCAACACACTGAAGTCATTACAATGCCAATTGCAAgataatttattgtaa